The DNA region TGTCATCTTCACAAACTTAAAATAAGAGAAAGAAACAGAAAGATGGAAATATAAAGatgatgagattttttttaaattacggCAATTATACTCAGACAAACAAGACAACATACAAGCTGCCTTTGGACACATGCTAactacacagacacacatgcacacacacatgcatcaacacacacatgcatacacacacacacacacacacacacacacacacacacacacacacacacacacacgcacacacacacgcacacacacacgcacacacacacacccatgcATCAACACACAGTGTCATGTcagaaatatttgcattgaGATGTCACTCATCATCATCTTCTTTTTCTGGTTTCTCACCGTTTAGATGTGGTCTTTATGATGTCTGACACACGCTGCAAATAGTCAGAGGCTAAAACTACAATCTCCTCTTCCTCTGAGAAATTATCATGAAAGATTCGATCCAGTAAACGCTTCCAGTGaaactagagagagagagagagagaaaacatcCGCGTTTATTCATCTCTCCAAATGTATATTCACAACAGCTCTTTATATGAAAGGACAGATATCAGCAAACCTTTCTATTGCTCTGCTTATTGTTTTAAAGTTCATTAAGGGACTGCGTTTGGTGCCAGAGTTTAAAACAGACCCATCGTTCATTTCACAATGCCAAAAATGCATCATAGATCCATCCACTTCAGATATTTCAAAATTACCGCAGTAAAGATCAATAGTTTTATAAAGCTTGAGAACGTCCTGAAACAATCACAAAGACTCTTTAcgcacttttatccaaagtgatctGCAGTGCATTCAGGCTATACATTTATCTGTATGTATGTTTGAAGAACTTGCTGTTAATATAAATGTCTTGTAGCGGCTGAACTAAAGAAGCAAAAGCATCTTTATCTTCATTCTTttaatcaaactttattaaccaGTAGATCGAGACATCATTTGTGTACTCACGCTTGGAGACATTTTCTGGAGTTGTTTTAAAGTTATCCGGTTGTACATACTGCTGATGTCTTTTCGTTGGTCATCATAGTCAGACACAGTGATCTTATGACAACAAGAAACACAATTATTAAATGACACACATAGAATTAAATTCATATTTACGTAATGACGTAATTTCTCTGACATTTTCTTTAAGATACAATTTTTAAAGGTCACCtattatgcacattttacaagatgtaatataagtctcagatatgcccagaatgtgtctgtaaagtttcagctcaaaataccccacagatcaatTATTATAGGATGTATAAAATGTCTCTATTTGTGCGGGAGCAAAAAGcgctgtacctttaaatgcaaatgagctacagctcctcactcacttacaaacagacaatgagggcttttggttaaaaatatatCTGATTACTGTAAATACAGTCACTAGTAACATTAGAAAAGCTTTTGAGTAAAATTctccagtcagtcagtggctatGGGCGGGGCTtaatcagtgtgacatcacaataacaagagattttaaacggcatgtctaatgagactgctttggtttaatgaggATTAAAACAGAAGGAGCGGGTGAATGTTTTTCATcgtagggttgttgtgttcacacactgccaacacacatttatttccaaattttgcataataggtgccctttaagaaAATAAGAATATTTGTCTGTGCACTTATTTAAAGTTGATAGATTGACATAATCAGATTTAAAAGAATCACAAAGACAGACATGTGATACATACATTAGCTAGTCTCATCTCCAGGTCCAGGATCTCTCGAGATTTCAGCGTGGCATTGTGAGCTCCCAGCATACTCAACAATCTTTCCATCAACGCCTTATAGGCCGCCAGAATCTGACATCATCGAGAAAAAACATTTTGCTGACATCACAAGGTGTAAAGATCTCATCCTAAATGAATATGTGAGTCACCAATACTAAAAGCTTCGAGTCAATTTAAAAATGACTAAAACTTGTCTAGCAGGTCATATTTCACTCACAAAATCAGATTTTATTGATTGCAAAAAAAGCCAAATTTCACTAATTcatttaacataatgccaaatAATAATATGTTTCTATTTATATATCACATGAGCATCAAATCTACTgaaacagaaaaagttttacTACAGTCCTGCATCACTCTTAATGCATTTTACTGTAATACAGTAATGTTTCATAGATTGCATTATTTGCTAATGTCTTCTGATAAATGTGTGATGTCATCAGAGCGTGACAGAGACACTGCTGTGACTACACAGACTCATCTGTGACATCATCTCCAGCCGTGACACGATCAATTAGACATGTGAGCTCACAGCGGGAGGTGACTGAGACAGATggcagtcagacagacagatggacagaaaagaaaacaaaagacAACAGAGAGTTGGAGTGAGTTTAACCTTCACGCTGTCTTCATCCTGACCCAGATATAAAGTTCTTTCAGGCAGCGTCAAGCCTTCCTGATCAatctaaacacacacatataaaataTACTTAAACTTGTGTGCGTGTGAAGTGCAAAACTATAAAACTTGGTTTTGGAAGAACTCCAACTTTCTCTCACCCGTATGGCGTTACGTGAAGAGTTCTTGTCATCCACGCTCACAGTGAGAGAGAAGAAGACAGACGTGCTGTACATTCCCTGAGTCTTGTACAGCATCTCATTAAAATCGGGTCTTACAGGGGCGGAGCCAATATCCCATCCCGCCCCTCCTGGAGGAGCTCCAGACAGGTCCCATCCACCACAGTTGTCAATCACCTCAGTCATAGGCCCCGCCCCCTGACGGTCAATTTCCTTTATGTTGATACAAGAGCGATAAAATTCTTTCACCTGTTAATCAGAAAAAGATATTTTCAAACATATGTGTTAAAGAATTATTTAAACGCCACtaataatgtatatttaaagtcggcatgaaacagaagtagcgattgtcttataTTCTCAGTGGTGATGTATATCCGCTTCTGAAATGAATAAAGGTAGCACTGGACTTGAATTCCTCCATCTGATTGGATCTTTTGAAGTTGGGttatgttgctatttgctaatcgctgcaatcttttcccagaccccgcccacctgGTATACCATATGACCGACTTGAAATTGATGGACATAAGCAGTCACGGACATATGATGGACATATTTCATaagtattttaaacaattaaattaaatgtttaagtgaACTATGAAACATGCTAAATCCTGAAACTATTCACCTTTCTCTCTGCGCTGTTAGGTTCGTTCCTCTGGATCGGCGTCTGTAGGAGGTGCTGTAGTTTCTCTTGGTTTTGTTCTCCGATCGCTGTGATTATTCCATAGTTTAATTTATCCTCCGGTATTCCATGACGTCTGAGCCAGCCACCACATGCAAAGCTGTAGAAGTCGTAACACGGCTGGACGCTCGGGTCGATGTTTCCCTGAACAAATCGTGCCGCCCTGAGCAGCAAGCGTCGTTTCACGCAGTCCTGACGACACTGGGAGTCCTGCGCCTCCAACGAAAGGAACTTGAGTGCCAGCATGCAGCCGAGAATCACGCACATTCCTGCCGCGAAAACCAGCGCAGACAGCAAGCAGATTTCACGTCGACTCCAGCGAGCTGGGGTCCCGCCCCCTGGACCGGTCCCGCCCACGCATTTATCCCGCCCACTCCGTCCACGGCCGTAGCGGTCCAGCGACCCGCCCAGATGCAGGCTCACCCCGTTACTGAGAGTACTGCTACTGCAACGACTGCTGTACTTGATCTCCTGAAAGTCATCGTAATGTGCCGTCATGGAGTACGTCTTCTCCATGGCGGCAGGCGTCTGGGCCCTGGATTTATTGGGGAAGGTGTGAAACATGAGGTCACGGGAGTGTATAGAGTAGACCTGGGATCAAAGTGAGGGCATGACCTTTGACCTCTCAATTCTGAGCCTCAAACAACCGAAGGTCAGCCAGTATTCGGATGCACCTCTGTTAAGCTTGTGACCTGTGTTCAGAGAGATCAATAAGATTCATTAATAAGAGAAGGTGCATACAGTCATGGGAAAACATTGTTGTTATGGTGTGTGCACACCTAAAGCAAGCAAATATGTGCGCTACTCTGTCTAGCGgtattatttgtttttctcaTCACTTGTTCAAATGAAAACTGTGCTCTCCTCTATTTTCTGATATAACTAGATGCATCAAACCGGACATATCAATAAGCTCTTTATTGCAAATTCCCATGCAAATTTTTGCGAGGAAAACAAGATTTGCATCAATTGCCCAGTGTGAATACTTGGAATCTATTTGCACTAATAATTTAATTCGCTTTTGGTGTGCACAGACCATTAGaaataatgtgtaatatagcACAGTCATTAGCGCATTTTAGGTAActacataaaatacaaattttctTATACAAACACATAAGTAGTTTTGTCAGAAAAGCTTATTTAATGGCAGACAAtatgttacattattattatatttttgatattattgtcctttgtcttatttttttaaataatcttcaCAAGGATTCCCTCTGGAAAAAGTAAATTGCAAAAAGGTTATGATACTCCATCAATATTATCTTCAAAACATTGTACAACCTTTATGAATTTTGTCAAAAAGCGAACAACACCAACTCAACTTTAAAGTCATCAACCCCAAGCTTCCAACATCTCTagatgagtttttttttttaattgtgccCATTTTGCActgtttttgatatttttcatgCTTGATGAGGTTTAAAGTTTCAAAAATGTCTGCAGTCCCTTGTAGCAACTTGTTAGCACCCGCTCTTTTAAGACATGTAAAAACCATGAGTTTGGTTATTGTTTATATGTTATAtgtcataaaataaaatgtgaaaatatctTGAGGTTGTGTTCACCAAAGATCTTATTTAAGAAGTTTAAACAAAACCCTACTCAAAACACACATTGACTTTGGGACGAGATCCATTTCCAGGttttgcctacaaaaatacatcatccctcagcagtaacaacataaataaacgGCTTTCGTGaaacaaacgtaacttccggtaaactcagcaaagaataaataacaacaaagtcctttaagaatagtttatttctgataacaagctaaataaacaacaagtagaatACCTTAGTTCATATTTCATAGCCAAAGCTGTGTAAAATAattactatataatgtatacaatgttaactacaaacCTCCTGCCATACCTCCGTGAATATAGAGTTTATCCATGATCGCCGTCTCCCCTTGTCTTCAGGAATCCAAAACATTTCTTATGttcaaggtatttgttccagagttcagtttagacaCTAGTcaagaccattaaacaaacagagatcgGAAGTATAGTTCCAACCAGACGTGTAATCGTGACAGTGCATGTGCATGTACGACTGCTACACTGTAATAACCAATCAGCATCTACCACTACAACATTGTATATTAACCAATGAGCATTCAGGAGATCTGTctgttttataaatctgattaaaagAAGCGAATCAATCTGTCTTTTATCACAAGCTCTTGATTCTTGTTTTTTATTCGGTTTCTTAAGCCCTTTCCTAAAGTTGTTTAGATTGATTTCAGACACTCGAGCATCAGAGAAACACTGCCCAATGACTCAAGGGCCTCGATCgatcagagagagagaaagagagagagagacaaacagaaagacaCTGAGAGACTCCAGGGAGCAGGGATTGATGGATGTAGAAGGGGAAGAGTTGATGTGACTTGAGTGGGTAAAGAGAACGAAACTTAGCCACATTCAAACAGGTctttacacacaaacaaaaacacacacagactcaCTGCCCATCAACCTCACACTGGTAAGTGCGTCAATCCAGTCAGACAAAGCTCACCTCCTGTAGAGAGTAAAACCTGCTACCGGCTAATGgaccacaacacacacaacctaaACCCACCTCCCATCTCTTTTACATGCACTTTGTCATAAAACGCTCTCCAAAAGTACACGAACACAAACGTCTAGCAATGCGAGCTCAATTTCACACATCATTGTGTTCGGAAATGTGTCGGTTGCGACAGCAGAGCTTGAATCACATCCACAGCTGACTAATCGCCTACTGACACCAGACACATCTGCATTTGATTTAATTGCTGGTTTATGTACATATACGTCGGGTGGAGGCTGGCCATGTTTTTAGAAGGACATGTCAAGTTATTTCAACACCTGAAGATGCTTCTCCAGAACCCTGCTATTAGCCGTCTGTGTGTATGCATCTAAAAGCTGACACAATAATATCATTCGGATGAAAATTTGCTTTAGCTCAATAAATGCCAAGAACATTTTCTCAAGCTTTTTCTAAACACGCTAACGTGCATCCGACACAAAAATGGCactttttaaaacaacacaagcacATGTTGCATGTTCTGCAAGGGGGCGAGCATTTGTCTAATggtgcgtacacaccaaacgcgaagcaATGCTCGTACTCGTGCAAATTTTTCGCTTAACTAGAagattttcaacttgcgcaaaggcgcgtttgaggcaaatagctCATGTTTTCACGCAATCGCACACCGCATAATTTGCGTCATTTGCATTGCTGCGTGCAAGTtcatgtctttgcattgactttttatGTAATGTACTCGTGCAAATCATtgaattcgcgtttggtgtgtacgcccaataaaacatattttgtggTCAGTTTTCACATTTAGGTCAAATAATGTCATTGCAAAAAGATGAAGTTagttaaatttatatttatctGAATAACACATCTAAGCCAAAGACTTTAAGCAATTGCAGACGTGACTGCTTggtagtgttgtagttctcgagaccggTCTCGGTCTTAAGaccggtctcaagaccactttttaaaatcGACTGCATTTTTACTcggtctcgtctcggtctcagacaaagaggactctgaattttatttcaagaccggtcaagaccacaactaaTGGCacatcacaattttttttatcataaattttatgcagtttattcagatTTTGCATATGTggttggcattgtttaagcattgtttatGTTTCTCCCaattttttctaattttataactaaaaacacctgcattgtgttaagtggatggcaagccatggaaagacagttcagattaaatggttaagttgatttcagctcttaGTGTTGGTATCAtttgcatattccacattttctcataagtgttttaatgcagtgacttgcaatggtcttggtcttgacttggtctcggcctgtcttggtcttgactcggtctcgaccctttaaagtcttggtcttgtcttggtctcggcctgacttggtcttggtcatgacttggtctcggtttaggtggtcttgactacaacactactgCTTGGTCTGCGCATGCGTGCAGTCCAGTTGTACGTGCTCAACATTCTTGAGTTTTTTCTACAAGACACCtcaatatttaaagaagaatcAGTGTTCAATCAGTATGCAATCTTTATACTGTATGCATGCGCAGTACAGTCCTGCCTGCGCAGACGGTAAGAAAATTCTTCTAGTTTGTGTGTGTTAGTGTGTGTGACTTTAAGGCAATTTGTGAAAATTGATCCTGGATCCGTCCGGAGGGAAAGTTGATGGGTTTACCAGCCGACCTCACCGCACATTTCACAATCCCACAccgtctgtgtgtgtttaaggAGAGACAAACGTGAGAGAAATGCGTTGATGGAAAAAATGTGTGTGcgcccgtgtgtgtgtgtgaataaaGACAAAAGGAATTGACAGAGCATTTgcattcattacattttgttatTGTGTATGCGTATCTACATTTCTGAGTTAATTCACCCTGCCACCTCTCATCTGTTTCACTGGACACACACCTGATATCTGTGGAGGTGTTTCTCTGGAAAATGTCACTTTCTATTCAAACCATCATTCATCAGACATCTTGCTCCTTTCCTGTCTTTTAAATGCATTCATACCattcaacaacacacacacacacaaatgtgtAAGTAGACATTTCCAGATGATAATAATGTTATTGCACGTTGATGTTGCATTCTGGATCAGAGAAAAAAGACCCCAGTAATCTCATCATGTTTGGTCGAGAGTTTCAGAAGAAATCTCAACAATGTCTCAAACTGTGCTCATATTTTACAATGACTGCAATTTAATCTATGTTTTAACAACTTTTTGAGATCTTAGCTCTAGACTGAGACTCTAGCTGTAGGTCAACTATTGAACTAATCATCCTGTATAATGaattttaggagaaacatctgagatAAATGATCTTAGTGTAATAAAATGTCCTGTAGGAACATCCAGAATAATGTACATGCAAAATCTCCCTAAACACTTAGAGAGATGGTGTGTAATGGATTAGATCTCTTAGCATCTGATGAATGACCATTTACACAACATGACAGCACTAATGTGTTAAATACAGATCCTCCTGAGGTTCACACTCGCACAGAATGAGAATCAGACAAACTTTCTGAGAGGTCTAATGTGATactctgtgtttttatttatgtttgggGTTGTGGTAATGCGTTCGGTCAGACGCGACTCTAATAGATTTGCTCTGCTGTGGTCGGACAGAGCCGTTCTGACTCGAGCTCGGGGTTCAGAGTTTTGCCTTATCTCTACTGGCCAGCATGAGTCCGGTTCTCTCACGGGTCCAGAGTCAATGAGTTCCCCATAAGCTCTTATacccaaacaaacacacaagctTGTATACACTCCCTTTGGGGACTTTAGGTTTGCATTCTTGTAcagtatttaataaaaaaattatgatggcTGACCCTATAACCTtacacacacaaatagcttcttatatacacacacacacgcgcacacacacacagagagtcATATGGCGTTCAGTGGCG from Paramisgurnus dabryanus chromosome 8, PD_genome_1.1, whole genome shotgun sequence includes:
- the ecel1 gene encoding endothelin-converting enzyme-like 1, yielding MFHTFPNKSRAQTPAAMEKTYSMTAHYDDFQEIKYSSRCSSSTLSNGVSLHLGGSLDRYGRGRSGRDKCVGGTGPGGGTPARWSRREICLLSALVFAAGMCVILGCMLALKFLSLEAQDSQCRQDCVKRRLLLRAARFVQGNIDPSVQPCYDFYSFACGGWLRRHGIPEDKLNYGIITAIGEQNQEKLQHLLQTPIQRNEPNSAERKVKEFYRSCINIKEIDRQGAGPMTEVIDNCGGWDLSGAPPGGAGWDIGSAPVRPDFNEMLYKTQGMYSTSVFFSLTVSVDDKNSSRNAIRIDQEGLTLPERTLYLGQDEDSVKILAAYKALMERLLSMLGAHNATLKSREILDLEMRLANITVSDYDDQRKDISSMYNRITLKQLQKMSPSFHWKRLLDRIFHDNFSEEEEIVVLASDYLQRVSDIIKTTSKRVLHNYMLWRIVAALSEHLSTAFRSTIHEFSREIDGTERQLELGRLCLTQANKHFGMALGALFVQHHFSLKSKAKVQELVEDIKHSLDLRLQELDWMDEETKEAARTKLQHMMVMTGYPDYLLKPELIDEEYGFDVSEKTYFKNVLNSIKYNIKLSVKKIHKEVDKTTWLLPPQALNAYYLPNKNQMVFPAGILQPTLFDPEFPQSLNYGGIGAIVGHELTHGYDDWGGQYDRYGNLKQWWTEESYRKFQKKAECIIKLYDNFTVYNQRVNGRLTLGENIADLGGLKLSYYAYQKWIRDHGPERPLPGLKYTHEQLFFIAFAQNWCMKRRSQSIYLQLLTDKHAPEHYRVIGSVSQFEEFARVFHCPRGSPMHPVNKCAVW